A genomic segment from Limosilactobacillus sp. encodes:
- a CDS encoding AAA family ATPase yields MRPVKIEMHYFGPYDQATVDFTQFNQLFLVAGNTGAGKTTIFDAMSYALFGQTTNDRDRSAAALRSDFAPASAETSVTFTFTHQGQTYRIMRKPKQTLENKKGRLIEHNQAVELVYPLESQTPQSITKIKTADAFITDLLNLTRDQFRQIVLLPQGKFRQFLDSDSSTKEALLRDLFNTTRYARWAQELKDELSSRKKDLAAAGTKLQSVKETVPDLDAGLPLTDWRAAAADLQADLKKQLEGLRDKASRSQEKVNQLTKSLHAQEELQEAITALAAAREQATVLEQHRQKIATAQAQIADLQWFQEHQAAYQRWRDGEQQLSVWQTQAEQLAAQVKKLRADQEKTTAQYQECLDQQPQVEKLRDRLKELRRVLPLFTECEQLAAEVKRDQAQVNAARADQQARQQKIDRLKKQLTELTTKLKAMGDLAAQEKQLGQRQRQYDQLARAAADLQKLLEQQSQEQADLQRRQTELASASERAARGQARLTDLKDAYARHQIARLARELKLGTPCPVCGAVDHPHPATLTDATKLVTDAELDAASEAAKKQWDAQSRAQEQVKLVKNRLTTLAEQVTAAEQALAEKLATTELPEDWDTQVTNRAAQLHRGEKRLDEQNQAAKQMRDQEQAIQEQLTAAQQASQAAVEDVHQLEQHLAQQTAVLKEKQADLPTEIGDAQAAKQQLAVWEKETQEFDQRLTAITQRRQELQEQLAVAQNQQEENAANIQKGQAEQKDAKQALSVALAEYRDDLTWAFWKWASALSMQLPQLRAEVDEYRTAVHDNQAQLARLRKQVADRPAPDLAAARQGLATAQEALGQNQHQLGQLEAQRTQLMTAVQRVDDLVHANDNAQQALNSFQTLTDVVTGNTENHLSLERYVLQSYFREVLAAANIQLARLTNGRYQFELATTSHGPGAKWTGLEVNVYDDNAGKTRSARTLSGGESFMASLALALALCQIIQEQSGGISIDALFVDEGFGSLDQQALTDALRALQELEGHRMIGIISHVTELEEQIPDQLRVSSVNGRSKVSYQHELQA; encoded by the coding sequence ATGCGACCAGTCAAAATTGAGATGCACTACTTCGGTCCCTATGACCAGGCGACCGTCGACTTCACCCAGTTCAACCAGCTCTTCCTGGTGGCAGGGAACACGGGGGCCGGCAAGACCACGATCTTTGACGCGATGAGCTACGCCCTCTTCGGTCAGACGACCAACGACCGGGACCGGTCGGCGGCCGCGCTGCGCTCCGACTTTGCCCCCGCCAGCGCGGAAACCAGCGTCACCTTTACCTTTACCCACCAGGGCCAGACCTACCGGATCATGCGCAAGCCCAAGCAGACCCTGGAAAACAAGAAGGGGCGCCTGATCGAGCACAACCAGGCCGTGGAGCTGGTTTACCCGCTCGAGAGCCAGACACCACAGTCAATCACGAAGATTAAGACGGCCGACGCTTTCATCACCGACTTACTCAACCTAACCCGGGACCAGTTCCGCCAGATTGTTCTCCTGCCCCAGGGGAAGTTTCGCCAGTTCCTGGATTCGGACAGCAGTACCAAGGAGGCCCTGCTTCGGGACCTCTTTAACACGACTCGGTATGCTCGCTGGGCACAAGAACTTAAAGACGAGCTGAGCAGCCGCAAGAAGGATTTGGCCGCCGCGGGAACTAAGCTGCAGTCGGTCAAGGAGACAGTACCAGACCTGGATGCCGGCTTACCGCTAACGGACTGGCGGGCCGCCGCCGCGGATTTGCAGGCGGACCTCAAAAAGCAACTGGAAGGCTTGCGAGACAAAGCTTCCCGGTCCCAGGAAAAAGTTAATCAATTGACGAAGAGCTTGCATGCTCAAGAAGAGCTGCAGGAGGCGATTACCGCCTTGGCAGCGGCTCGCGAGCAGGCGACTGTACTGGAACAGCACCGGCAGAAAATCGCCACTGCCCAGGCCCAGATTGCGGACCTGCAGTGGTTTCAGGAGCACCAAGCTGCCTATCAGCGCTGGCGGGACGGCGAACAGCAGTTGTCAGTTTGGCAGACGCAGGCCGAGCAGCTGGCTGCCCAGGTGAAGAAGCTAAGGGCGGACCAGGAAAAGACGACGGCCCAGTACCAGGAGTGCCTTGACCAGCAACCACAAGTTGAAAAACTGCGCGACCGCTTGAAGGAGCTACGGCGAGTGCTGCCGCTTTTTACAGAATGTGAACAGCTGGCCGCAGAGGTCAAGAGGGATCAGGCCCAAGTCAATGCGGCAAGGGCTGATCAGCAGGCCCGTCAGCAAAAGATTGATCGCCTAAAAAAGCAGCTCACTGAGTTGACGACCAAACTAAAAGCAATGGGGGATCTGGCCGCTCAGGAAAAGCAGCTGGGCCAGCGGCAACGTCAGTACGATCAACTGGCCCGGGCGGCTGCGGACTTGCAAAAGCTGCTGGAACAACAATCCCAGGAGCAAGCAGACCTGCAACGGCGCCAGACCGAGCTCGCCAGTGCCAGTGAGCGGGCCGCTCGGGGGCAGGCACGGCTGACCGACCTGAAAGATGCCTATGCCCGCCACCAGATTGCCCGCTTGGCCCGGGAATTAAAGCTGGGGACCCCCTGTCCGGTTTGCGGAGCGGTTGACCATCCGCATCCGGCCACGCTGACGGACGCCACGAAACTGGTGACCGATGCAGAATTAGATGCAGCGTCAGAGGCAGCAAAAAAGCAGTGGGATGCCCAGAGCCGGGCCCAGGAGCAGGTCAAGCTCGTGAAGAATCGGCTGACGACCCTGGCGGAGCAAGTGACGGCTGCCGAGCAGGCCCTTGCCGAAAAATTAGCGACCACGGAGCTGCCGGAGGATTGGGACACGCAGGTAACGAACCGCGCCGCCCAGCTTCACCGTGGCGAAAAGCGGCTTGACGAGCAAAACCAGGCAGCGAAGCAAATGCGGGATCAGGAACAAGCAATTCAGGAACAGCTAACCGCGGCCCAGCAGGCCAGCCAGGCAGCGGTGGAAGATGTGCACCAGCTGGAGCAGCACCTGGCTCAGCAGACGGCGGTGCTGAAGGAGAAGCAAGCGGACCTGCCGACGGAGATTGGGGATGCCCAGGCCGCCAAACAGCAGTTGGCCGTTTGGGAGAAGGAGACCCAGGAGTTTGACCAGCGCCTGACTGCGATCACCCAGCGTCGCCAGGAGCTGCAGGAACAACTGGCGGTTGCCCAGAATCAACAGGAGGAAAATGCCGCTAATATTCAGAAGGGGCAAGCAGAGCAAAAGGATGCTAAGCAGGCACTGAGCGTGGCTCTGGCGGAATACCGGGACGACTTAACCTGGGCCTTCTGGAAATGGGCCTCGGCGCTCAGCATGCAGTTGCCACAGCTTCGTGCCGAGGTGGATGAGTACCGGACGGCCGTCCACGATAACCAGGCGCAATTGGCGCGTCTGCGAAAGCAGGTGGCGGATCGACCGGCACCGGATTTGGCGGCTGCTCGCCAGGGACTGGCCACCGCCCAGGAGGCGCTTGGTCAAAATCAGCACCAACTTGGTCAGCTCGAGGCGCAACGCACCCAGTTGATGACCGCCGTTCAGCGGGTTGACGACCTGGTGCACGCCAATGACAATGCCCAGCAGGCACTTAATTCTTTCCAAACCCTAACCGACGTGGTGACCGGGAACACTGAGAACCACCTCAGCCTCGAGCGCTACGTCCTCCAGTCCTACTTCCGGGAGGTCCTGGCGGCTGCCAACATTCAGCTGGCCCGCCTGACCAATGGCCGCTACCAATTCGAGCTGGCAACGACCAGCCATGGCCCGGGCGCCAAGTGGACGGGCCTGGAGGTCAACGTCTACGATGACAATGCCGGCAAGACGCGGAGTGCCCGGACCCTCTCCGGCGGGGAAAGCTTCATGGCCTCGCTGGCTTTGGCCTTGGCCCTTTGCCAAATCATTCAGGAGCAGAGCGGTGGAATCAGCATTGACGCGCTCTTCGTCGACGAGGGCTTCGGCTCGCTCGACCAGCAGGCGCTAACGGACGCTCTGCGTGCCCTTCAGGAGCTGGAGGGGCACCGGATGATCGGAATCATCAGCCACGTCACCGAACTTGAGGAGCAGATTCCGGATCAGCTCCGGGTCAGCTCGGTCAACGGGCGCAGCAAGGTTAGCTACCAGCACGAACTCCAGGCCTAG
- the pgtP gene encoding phosphoglycerate transporter protein PgtP, with product MDQQKVDQQYHRLRLQVFLGIFIGYAGYYLLRNNFSIAIPGLIKEGFSKGELGLALSAVSLAYGISKFVMGIVSDKSDARIFLPLGLLLVSLVNLAFGLIPALTSNITIMFIVLFVIGWFQGMGWPPCGRVLVHWFSLNERGGKTALWNTAHNVGGGLMAPLANWGIVLVAASPLAIKSFNGAFVVPAIVGIVIALLAFILVRNSPESVGLPPIEEYRNDYPNKSHQLSEQNYSTRELLFKHVLNNKWIWVIAVANIFVYLVRYGVENWVPTYLTEVKGITLGTASASYLWYELAGIPGTLLAGWISDHVFHGRRGPASFCYMVLVSVFLVIYMSANSLAMINVALVAIGFLIYGPVMLIGLQALDLVPKKAAGTAAGLTGLFGYFFGSFSANAVIGWVVDMAGWHMGFILILAASILACLIFLATWNVRGQEKVK from the coding sequence ATGGATCAGCAAAAGGTTGATCAACAATATCATCGCTTGCGCCTGCAAGTGTTTCTCGGCATTTTCATCGGCTATGCGGGCTACTACCTGCTACGCAACAATTTCTCGATTGCCATCCCCGGCCTGATCAAGGAAGGCTTTTCCAAGGGAGAACTGGGATTGGCGCTGTCGGCGGTCTCACTCGCCTACGGGATCAGCAAATTCGTCATGGGAATCGTCTCGGACAAGAGTGACGCCCGGATCTTCCTGCCGCTGGGACTCCTGTTGGTTTCACTGGTCAACCTGGCATTTGGACTGATCCCGGCCCTGACCAGCAACATCACGATCATGTTCATCGTCCTCTTCGTCATTGGCTGGTTCCAGGGGATGGGCTGGCCGCCGTGCGGTCGTGTGCTGGTGCACTGGTTCTCGCTGAATGAACGGGGCGGCAAGACGGCGCTGTGGAACACCGCCCACAATGTCGGCGGTGGGCTGATGGCACCGCTGGCCAACTGGGGGATCGTGCTGGTCGCCGCTAGTCCCCTGGCCATTAAGAGCTTTAACGGGGCCTTTGTGGTTCCGGCAATTGTCGGGATCGTTATCGCCTTGCTCGCCTTTATCTTGGTGCGTAACAGCCCTGAGAGCGTTGGCCTGCCGCCGATTGAAGAGTACCGCAACGACTATCCGAACAAGAGCCATCAGCTGAGTGAGCAGAATTACTCGACCAGGGAGCTGCTATTCAAGCACGTCCTCAACAACAAGTGGATCTGGGTGATTGCGGTCGCCAACATCTTCGTCTACTTAGTCCGCTACGGGGTCGAGAACTGGGTACCAACCTACCTGACCGAGGTTAAGGGGATCACCCTGGGCACGGCCTCGGCCTCCTATCTCTGGTATGAACTGGCTGGAATCCCTGGGACGCTCCTGGCCGGCTGGATTTCGGACCACGTCTTCCACGGTCGGCGGGGGCCAGCCAGCTTCTGCTACATGGTCCTGGTTTCAGTCTTCCTGGTCATCTACATGTCGGCCAATTCGCTGGCAATGATCAATGTCGCCCTGGTGGCAATTGGCTTTCTAATCTACGGACCGGTGATGCTGATTGGGCTTCAGGCCCTGGATCTCGTTCCGAAAAAGGCCGCCGGAACCGCTGCCGGTTTGACCGGCCTCTTCGGCTATTTCTTTGGTTCCTTCTCCGCCAACGCCGTCATCGGCTGGGTCGTCGATATGGCCGGCTGGCACATGGGCTTCATTCTGATCTTGGCCGCCAGCATCCTGGCCTGTCTGATTTTTCTGGCTACCTGGAATGTTCGGGGGCAGGAAAAGGTTAAGTAA
- a CDS encoding putative polysaccharide biosynthesis protein, whose protein sequence is MNKKILSGAFWLSAGSIVSRILGVIYLIPWLMMMGSSQHIATAQALFNSAYTPYALFISLGTAGFPSAIARRVAYYNGREEYGKSRELFRSGAILMGISGLVCGALLFLLAPLIARNSPVVSIPAATRAIRMVSPALVLIPLMSVMRGWFQGNQDLKPFGVSQVIEQFVRVIFILVASYIVIFTLHRPFQLAVQLSVFAAFIGAIAGFAYLGGYYRRHPYCTDAPAAPLDLGRTTHLMALTFYESVPFLFVGSGITLVQLVDQIFYKQIMRQAHYSASAIQYIYTLFSANPAKITAIVIALATAVSETSLPLLAAEKDHLAKVQKLISQNLAYLLLVLLPIVIILAALAYEVNLVFYTQSILGGNYLRLNLTQSLLMALGVNGLTILQALRYSKKAMLYMGLGLVTKIALQYPLVMLANGRGAIMATNIAYIVICLLAYGKIVRQFKVGLTKYWRIIAVNLVFLAIVAPLSLLVSHFYLPMGKVSAFIFAAVAGLIMLGIYLVLIDLTSLSYRHFGRYFILKRH, encoded by the coding sequence ATGAACAAAAAAATCTTATCCGGTGCCTTCTGGCTTTCCGCCGGCAGCATCGTCTCCCGAATCCTGGGAGTAATCTACCTCATTCCCTGGCTGATGATGATGGGTTCCAGCCAGCACATCGCCACCGCCCAGGCGCTCTTCAACAGTGCCTACACTCCCTACGCTCTCTTCATCTCACTGGGGACGGCTGGCTTTCCGTCTGCCATCGCACGCCGGGTCGCTTACTACAACGGTCGCGAGGAATATGGAAAAAGTCGGGAGCTCTTTCGTTCCGGCGCCATCCTGATGGGGATCTCGGGGCTGGTCTGCGGGGCCCTGCTCTTCCTCTTGGCACCGCTGATCGCCCGTAACAGCCCAGTGGTTTCTATTCCAGCTGCCACCCGCGCAATCCGCATGGTGTCTCCAGCGCTCGTCCTGATTCCATTAATGAGCGTCATGCGGGGCTGGTTCCAGGGTAACCAGGATCTGAAGCCCTTTGGCGTCTCCCAGGTGATTGAGCAGTTCGTCCGGGTCATCTTCATCCTGGTAGCCAGCTACATTGTCATCTTCACCCTCCACCGGCCCTTTCAGCTGGCGGTCCAGCTGAGTGTCTTCGCCGCCTTCATCGGTGCAATCGCCGGTTTTGCTTACTTGGGCGGCTATTACCGGCGCCATCCCTACTGTACCGACGCACCGGCCGCACCACTGGATCTCGGACGAACCACCCACCTGATGGCCCTGACCTTCTACGAATCGGTTCCCTTTCTCTTCGTCGGTTCCGGGATCACCCTCGTTCAACTGGTCGACCAGATTTTCTACAAGCAGATCATGCGTCAGGCCCACTATTCTGCCAGCGCGATCCAGTACATCTACACGCTCTTCTCGGCTAACCCGGCCAAGATTACAGCGATCGTGATTGCCCTGGCAACTGCTGTTTCCGAAACCAGTCTGCCACTGCTGGCGGCCGAAAAGGATCACCTGGCCAAGGTTCAAAAGCTGATCAGCCAAAACCTGGCCTACCTGCTGCTGGTCCTCTTACCAATCGTCATCATCCTCGCCGCCCTGGCCTACGAGGTCAACCTGGTCTTCTATACCCAGAGCATCCTCGGTGGAAACTACCTGCGTCTCAACCTGACCCAGAGTCTGCTGATGGCTCTAGGCGTCAACGGGCTGACGATTCTGCAGGCCCTGCGCTATAGCAAAAAGGCAATGCTGTACATGGGTCTTGGCCTGGTCACCAAGATTGCCCTCCAGTACCCGCTGGTTATGCTAGCCAACGGGCGGGGCGCCATCATGGCCACCAACATCGCCTACATCGTCATCTGTCTGCTGGCGTACGGTAAAATCGTCCGCCAGTTCAAGGTCGGCTTGACTAAGTACTGGCGGATCATCGCTGTCAACCTGGTCTTCTTGGCGATCGTCGCCCCGCTCTCGCTGCTCGTCAGCCACTTCTACCTGCCGATGGGCAAGGTCAGTGCCTTCATCTTTGCTGCCGTAGCCGGCCTCATCATGCTCGGCATCTACCTGGTCCTGATTGACCTGACCAGTCTGAGCTACCGACACTTTGGCCGTTACTTCATCTTGAAACGTCACTAA
- a CDS encoding SA1002 family membrane protein, producing the protein MKVTDIFIPIIILAIVVLLLREGDRRPFIAAAVLFLSELVFSTLNFMLFFELASGLLRRVRVVELGNLFLLLAIFVVLSGMLLYAGMRMLRGIIRFTSTVLTMVEYYIQWSLIYVTVYQAIFANAKKVQEIGHFIKVGKFLDPNLFVVIVLPSFISAWIAVVLYKKYIQAI; encoded by the coding sequence ATGAAAGTTACTGACATTTTTATCCCTATTATCATTCTAGCAATTGTTGTTTTACTGCTGCGAGAGGGGGATCGACGGCCCTTTATCGCGGCGGCCGTGCTATTTTTAAGCGAACTGGTCTTTAGCACCCTGAATTTTATGTTGTTCTTTGAGCTGGCTTCCGGGCTTCTGCGTCGGGTGCGGGTGGTTGAGCTCGGCAACCTCTTCCTTTTGCTAGCGATCTTCGTTGTCCTGTCAGGGATGCTGCTTTACGCGGGGATGCGGATGCTGCGGGGAATTATCCGCTTTACCAGCACCGTCCTCACCATGGTCGAATATTATATTCAGTGGAGCCTGATCTACGTGACGGTTTACCAGGCGATCTTTGCAAACGCTAAGAAGGTTCAGGAGATTGGTCACTTTATTAAGGTTGGGAAGTTCCTCGATCCGAACCTATTCGTCGTAATCGTCCTGCCCTCCTTTATTTCGGCCTGGATCGCGGTGGTCCTGTACAAAAAATACATCCAGGCAATTTAG
- a CDS encoding lactate/malate family dehydrogenase, translating to MGNKVAVIGVGHVGSTVATNIVTAGIASELVLIDEKDKVARAEAYDLTDQQAYLATTTKVSFVPYEDDWSTLADADAIVFSAGNIKIVLGNPNDHSNNRVGELSNSARIVKEVGPRIKQSGFHGVMICISNSCDVIAQLMQQESGLPAQQVLGTGTSLDTARLHRAVAQTLGKSMTDVAGYVIGEHGETQFTAWSSVTVNGRAMTKIAKEQGLDLDDLQKQARLGGHVVGLGKGYTCYGIGMTALTILKSVLNDEQRTFPASSLNQQLDTYIGQPTTVGAAGVVDQPGLDLTAEEKELFEKSAQAIKHNFASVK from the coding sequence ATGGGAAATAAAGTTGCTGTGATCGGTGTCGGTCACGTCGGCTCCACCGTTGCAACCAATATTGTGACGGCCGGGATTGCCAGTGAACTGGTACTGATTGATGAAAAAGACAAAGTTGCGCGTGCAGAAGCTTACGATTTAACGGACCAACAAGCCTACCTGGCTACCACGACCAAGGTTTCCTTTGTGCCCTATGAAGATGACTGGTCAACCCTTGCTGACGCGGACGCGATTGTCTTTTCAGCCGGCAACATCAAGATTGTCCTTGGGAACCCCAACGATCATTCAAATAACCGGGTTGGGGAACTTTCTAACTCCGCCCGCATCGTCAAGGAGGTTGGACCCCGCATTAAGCAGAGCGGCTTTCACGGCGTCATGATTTGCATCTCCAACTCCTGCGACGTGATTGCGCAGCTAATGCAACAGGAGAGCGGCCTGCCGGCTCAGCAAGTGCTGGGGACGGGCACCTCGCTGGACACTGCGCGGTTGCACCGGGCTGTGGCCCAGACGCTGGGCAAGTCGATGACCGACGTTGCCGGTTACGTGATCGGTGAACACGGTGAAACCCAGTTCACGGCTTGGAGTTCCGTGACCGTCAACGGCCGCGCAATGACCAAGATTGCTAAGGAGCAGGGGCTTGACCTCGATGATCTGCAGAAGCAAGCTCGGCTGGGTGGTCATGTCGTCGGCCTGGGCAAGGGTTACACCTGCTACGGGATCGGAATGACGGCACTGACGATTCTCAAGTCCGTCTTGAACGACGAGCAGCGCACCTTCCCGGCCAGCTCACTTAACCAGCAGTTGGACACCTACATCGGCCAGCCAACCACCGTTGGAGCGGCCGGAGTTGTCGATCAACCGGGCCTAGATCTGACGGCAGAAGAGAAGGAACTCTTCGAAAAGTCTGCCCAGGCAATTAAGCATAATTTTGCCTCCGTAAAATAA
- a CDS encoding exonuclease SbcCD subunit D, translated as MRFLHTADWHIGKNLNGYDLLDDQVATFHRIERIAQEKQVDAVVIAGDLYDRSIPSEAAVRTLNSMLGRLNLQDHFPVLAISGNHDSATRLGTGADWFALKSLYLNTTLVNAFEPVIIKNTQFFLLPFFGIQEVRNYFHDDAIRNVNQAMERIVKAMKEKFAPDKAHVLVAHFFAAGAQRTADSETLVEVGGLSAVSTRLLAPFDYVALGHLHNRDALHDERARYSGSPMKFSVSEAKQKKGVWIVDTDPFKVEWVPLPPVHDIHLLKGSFADLVAAAGKHDPADFYDIELTDHERIPDVLSKLREHYPKIVSLHRTHQARQVETLVDQKRRRADPMDLLADFYQQTMGDDLSAQQRQWAQQSLEKISEED; from the coding sequence ATGCGATTTCTCCATACGGCCGACTGGCACATTGGTAAGAACCTGAACGGTTATGACCTCCTGGACGATCAGGTGGCAACCTTTCACCGGATCGAGCGGATTGCCCAGGAAAAACAGGTCGATGCGGTGGTGATCGCCGGCGACCTGTACGACCGCAGCATCCCCAGCGAGGCCGCGGTCCGTACCCTCAACAGCATGCTGGGCCGGCTCAACCTCCAGGACCACTTCCCAGTGCTGGCGATCAGCGGCAATCACGACTCGGCAACCCGCCTGGGCACGGGGGCGGATTGGTTTGCCCTCAAGTCGCTCTACCTCAATACAACCCTGGTGAATGCCTTTGAACCGGTCATAATTAAGAACACCCAATTCTTCCTCTTACCGTTCTTCGGCATTCAGGAGGTCCGCAACTATTTTCATGACGACGCCATTCGGAACGTCAACCAGGCGATGGAGCGAATCGTAAAAGCCATGAAGGAGAAGTTTGCCCCGGACAAGGCTCACGTCCTGGTCGCCCACTTCTTTGCGGCTGGTGCCCAGCGCACCGCTGATTCGGAAACGTTGGTCGAGGTCGGCGGGCTGAGTGCCGTCTCAACCCGCCTTCTTGCCCCCTTTGACTACGTTGCCCTCGGCCACCTCCATAATCGGGACGCCCTGCACGACGAGCGGGCCCGCTACAGTGGCTCGCCAATGAAATTTTCCGTTTCCGAGGCCAAGCAGAAGAAGGGCGTCTGGATCGTCGACACGGATCCGTTTAAGGTGGAGTGGGTACCGTTGCCACCGGTTCACGACATCCACCTGCTAAAGGGCAGCTTTGCTGATCTCGTTGCGGCGGCAGGGAAGCACGACCCGGCTGATTTTTATGACATCGAGCTGACCGATCACGAGCGGATCCCCGATGTGCTCAGTAAGCTGCGGGAACACTATCCTAAGATTGTCAGCTTGCACCGGACTCACCAGGCCCGGCAGGTAGAGACCCTTGTCGACCAAAAGCGGCGCCGGGCCGACCCCATGGACCTGCTGGCGGATTTTTACCAACAAACGATGGGGGATGACCTTTCCGCCCAGCAGCGGCAGTGGGCCCAACAGTCCCTGGAGAAAATCAGTGAGGAGGATTAG
- a CDS encoding NAD-dependent succinate-semialdehyde dehydrogenase, translated as MAYKTVNPYTNEVEHEYENATDAQVEAALQAGHELYKQWRDGSGLAERKQVIEKLGQLLRERKTALAEIMTRDMGKLIGEAEGEVELCASFCDYYVQRADQFLAPKPIYTESGNAYVLRQATGILMAVEPWNFPFYQIARVFIPNFLVGNPMILKDASNCPTSAQAFADLVKEAGAPTGSLTNLFISYDQVGQIIADPRVQGVCLTGSERGGQAVATEAAKNLKKNTMELGGNDAFIVLPDADIDKLAKVIFFARLYNAGQVCTSSKRFIVPDNLYDEFLKRAKEVFSSVKMGDPLDRTTTLAPMNSKKAKEKLQKQVDTAVENGAKVYYGNKPVDLPGQFFMPTILTDITKDNPIFDQEMFGPVMSVYKYHDVQEAIDLANDSSFGLGNTIFGENIHQARQVASQIESGMTWINSGWGSLPELPFGGVKHSGYGRELSEIGFTEFVNEHLVYEPED; from the coding sequence ATGGCTTACAAGACAGTTAATCCATATACAAACGAAGTCGAGCATGAATACGAGAACGCCACGGACGCGCAGGTGGAGGCAGCTCTGCAGGCTGGACATGAGCTCTACAAGCAGTGGCGGGACGGTTCGGGCCTCGCTGAACGCAAGCAGGTGATCGAAAAGCTCGGTCAGCTGCTTCGGGAACGTAAGACGGCCCTGGCCGAGATCATGACTCGTGATATGGGCAAGCTGATTGGCGAGGCTGAGGGGGAAGTCGAGCTCTGTGCTTCCTTCTGCGATTACTACGTTCAGCGTGCTGACCAGTTCCTGGCGCCGAAGCCGATTTACACGGAATCCGGCAACGCCTATGTTCTGCGTCAGGCAACCGGGATCTTGATGGCGGTGGAGCCATGGAACTTCCCGTTCTACCAGATCGCCCGGGTCTTCATCCCGAACTTTCTGGTCGGCAACCCGATGATCTTAAAGGATGCCTCCAATTGTCCAACCTCGGCCCAGGCCTTCGCCGACCTGGTCAAGGAGGCCGGGGCACCGACCGGCAGCCTGACCAACCTCTTCATCAGCTATGACCAGGTTGGCCAAATTATCGCCGATCCCCGGGTTCAGGGCGTCTGCCTGACCGGTTCCGAGCGGGGTGGCCAGGCCGTCGCCACGGAGGCAGCCAAGAATCTGAAGAAGAACACCATGGAACTGGGCGGCAATGATGCCTTCATCGTCCTGCCTGATGCCGACATTGACAAGCTGGCCAAGGTGATCTTCTTTGCCCGGCTGTACAACGCGGGGCAGGTCTGCACCTCATCCAAGCGTTTCATCGTGCCGGACAACCTTTATGACGAATTCCTGAAGCGTGCTAAGGAAGTCTTTAGTTCCGTCAAGATGGGTGATCCCCTTGACCGGACGACCACACTGGCACCAATGAATTCCAAGAAGGCCAAGGAGAAGCTTCAAAAGCAGGTTGATACCGCCGTCGAGAACGGTGCCAAGGTTTACTACGGCAACAAGCCGGTTGACCTGCCAGGACAGTTCTTCATGCCAACAATCCTGACCGATATCACTAAGGACAACCCGATTTTTGATCAGGAAATGTTTGGGCCAGTAATGTCCGTCTACAAGTACCATGATGTCCAGGAAGCCATCGACCTGGCCAACGATTCGAGTTTTGGCCTGGGCAACACCATCTTCGGCGAAAACATTCACCAAGCCCGGCAGGTTGCCAGCCAGATTGAATCGGGGATGACCTGGATCAACTCCGGCTGGGGCTCGCTGCCGGAACTGCCATTTGGTGGGGTTAAGCACTCCGGATACGGTCGTGAGCTGAGCGAGATCGGCTTCACCGAATTCGTTAACGAACACCTGGTTTACGAACCAGAAGACTAA
- a CDS encoding type II TA system antitoxin MqsA family protein, with amino-acid sequence MSYIADYTNIYDIRGHEITITAPARFDDQSHEIIADKRLDDQAAQMALEKFRKRYKVVSPAEIKNFRASWHLSQRKLAHVLGWSPSTVALYEAGAVPTKANNRLLKILMKDKQMMKEFIADSEKDEM; translated from the coding sequence ATGTCATACATTGCGGACTATACAAATATTTACGATATTCGTGGCCACGAAATTACCATTACCGCTCCGGCGCGTTTTGATGACCAGTCACATGAAATCATTGCGGATAAACGGCTCGATGACCAAGCTGCTCAAATGGCTTTGGAAAAGTTTCGAAAGCGTTATAAGGTCGTTTCGCCGGCAGAAATTAAAAACTTCCGGGCTAGTTGGCACCTCAGTCAGCGTAAGCTAGCACATGTTCTTGGCTGGAGTCCGTCGACTGTTGCCCTGTATGAAGCGGGGGCTGTTCCAACGAAAGCCAACAATCGCCTTTTAAAGATCTTGATGAAGGACAAACAAATGATGAAAGAATTCATTGCCGACAGTGAAAAGGACGAGATGTAA